Proteins from a genomic interval of Nostoc sp. TCL240-02:
- the hemL gene encoding glutamate-1-semialdehyde 2,1-aminomutase encodes MVNTTIKTTKSQEIFAAAQTLMPGGVSSPVRAFKSVGGQPIVFDRVKGAYIWDVDGNQYIDYVGTWGPAICGHAHPEVIAALHEALEKGTSFGAPSALENVLAEMVIDAVPSIEMVRFVNSGTEACMGVLRLMRAFTNRDKIIKFEGCYHGHADTFLVKAGSGVATLGLPDSPGVPKAATSTTLTAPYNDLESVKALFEENRDEIAGVILEPVVGNAGFIAPDAGFLEGLRELTHEYGALLVFDEVMTGFRIAYGGAQEKFGVTPDLTTLGKVIGGGLPVGAYGGRRDIMSMVAPAGPVYQAGTLSGNPLAMTAGIKTLELLQKPGTYDYLERITKKLADGLLQIAKETGHAACGGQISAMFGLFFTSGPVHNYEDAKKSDTAKFGRFHRGMLERGVYLAPSQFEAGFTSFAHTEEDIDQTLAVARDVMSSL; translated from the coding sequence GTTCGTGCCTTTAAATCTGTGGGCGGACAACCCATAGTTTTTGATCGTGTTAAAGGCGCATATATTTGGGATGTCGATGGCAACCAATACATAGACTATGTAGGCACTTGGGGGCCAGCTATTTGTGGCCATGCTCATCCAGAAGTAATTGCAGCGTTGCATGAAGCTTTAGAAAAAGGCACAAGTTTCGGCGCACCCTCCGCGCTAGAAAATGTTTTGGCAGAAATGGTCATCGATGCCGTTCCTAGTATCGAAATGGTCAGATTTGTCAACTCTGGAACTGAAGCATGTATGGGAGTTTTGCGGCTGATGCGGGCTTTCACCAACCGAGACAAAATCATCAAATTTGAAGGTTGCTACCACGGACACGCCGATACATTTCTCGTGAAGGCAGGTTCTGGTGTTGCCACACTTGGTTTACCAGACTCACCAGGAGTTCCGAAAGCGGCAACTAGCACTACTCTAACCGCACCTTACAATGACTTAGAATCCGTCAAAGCCTTGTTTGAAGAAAACCGCGACGAGATTGCTGGGGTTATTCTTGAGCCAGTTGTTGGTAATGCTGGATTTATTGCACCTGACGCGGGTTTCCTAGAAGGATTACGGGAACTAACTCACGAGTATGGAGCCTTATTAGTATTTGATGAAGTGATGACAGGCTTCCGCATTGCTTACGGTGGCGCTCAAGAGAAATTTGGCGTTACTCCCGATTTAACAACCTTGGGTAAGGTTATTGGTGGTGGTTTGCCAGTAGGAGCTTATGGCGGTCGCCGAGATATTATGTCAATGGTTGCCCCTGCCGGTCCCGTGTATCAAGCTGGGACTCTTTCTGGTAATCCTTTGGCGATGACTGCTGGCATTAAAACTTTAGAATTGCTGCAAAAGCCAGGTACTTACGATTATCTTGAGCGGATTACTAAAAAGCTTGCAGATGGTTTGCTGCAAATTGCTAAAGAAACTGGTCATGCAGCTTGCGGCGGTCAAATCAGCGCCATGTTTGGCTTATTCTTTACATCTGGCCCAGTTCATAACTACGAAGATGCGAAAAAGTCTGATACAGCCAAATTCGGACGCTTCCATCGGGGCATGTTAGAACGTGGTGTTTACCTAGCACCCTCTCAATTTGAAGCTGGGTTTACGTCTTTTGCTCACACTGAAGAAGACATTGATCAAACTTTAGCAGTCGCACGGGATGTAATGTCTAGTCTGTAA